A region of the Polynucleobacter asymbioticus genome:
TGGCTAGTACGCCACCATTGATATCCACTATAGGCTGCATAGGCAAATAAAATAGCCGTCACTACGCTAGTAATGAGGTTGCGGTACTTTTGCCAAAATGCTTTAAGTTGATCTAATTGTTCTTGTTCTTCTAGGTCTAAGGGCATGTCAATCCAAGCTAATAAATACAGTATTAATAATTAATGTCTTAATTCTATTCGGTGGCGCCAACTATGGCATCAATTACCGCTTCCACAACGCTATCCAAGGCTACCGCCTTCTGAACACCGGTACTACGCAAATCTTTGAGCTGAGCCTCATTTTTGGCCAACTCATCCGGCCCAATAATGACAGCATATGCCGCCCCACTCGCATCCGCCTTCTTCATTTGGGACTTAAAGCTGGCAGTTTGACCGTCTGGCGGGCAAAACAAGATGACATCAATACCGGCATTACGCAGGCGCTCAGCAATGATCATGGCAGCAGTCAAGGTTTCGCCACCCTGATGAATGACAAAGGCATCGCATTGAGCCTGGGGCTCTGGCAAAGAACCAGAAACCTTCATTAATTCCAGGACGCGCTCCATGCCCATTGCCCAACCGCAAGCAGGGGTAGCTTTGCCACCCATGCGCTCAATTAAGGGATCGTAGCGACCACCGCCAGCGATCGTTCCCTGAGCGCCTAACTCCTCGGTAATCCACTCAAAAACGGTCAGGTTGTAGTAATCCAAGCCGCGCACCAAGCGAGGGTTGATCTTACAAGGGATGTTATTCGCCTTGAGTAAAGCCTGAACTGCCTCGAAATGCTTGAGAGACTCTTCACCCAAGAAATCCAATAACTTTGGCGCGCCTTCAATTAAATCTTGCATTGCTGGATTCTTAGAATCCAAGATGCGTAATGGATTACTTAGCAAGCGACGCTGTGAATCTTCATCTAACTGCTCTTTGTGTTTCTCAAAGTACGTAACCAAGGCGGCG
Encoded here:
- the hisS gene encoding histidine--tRNA ligase, with product MTDQANQANPAKTQKIQKINGVRGMNDLLPADAAQWTHLEHVLRDLTRAYGYEFLRTPIVEATAVFQRGIGEVTDIVEKEMYSFEDRLNGEQLTLRPEGTAAVVRSVVENNLLYEGPKRLWYTGPMFRHERPQRGRYRQFHQFGIEAMGFAGPDIDAEIILMGQRLWDELGLKGVRLEINSLGQAPERAEHRAALVTYFEKHKEQLDEDSQRRLLSNPLRILDSKNPAMQDLIEGAPKLLDFLGEESLKHFEAVQALLKANNIPCKINPRLVRGLDYYNLTVFEWITEELGAQGTIAGGGRYDPLIERMGGKATPACGWAMGMERVLELMKVSGSLPEPQAQCDAFVIHQGGETLTAAMIIAERLRNAGIDVILFCPPDGQTASFKSQMKKADASGAAYAVIIGPDELAKNEAQLKDLRSTGVQKAVALDSVVEAVIDAIVGATE